In Microbulbifer sp. GL-2, the following are encoded in one genomic region:
- a CDS encoding GspH/FimT family pseudopilin, whose amino-acid sequence MTKQGFTLLELLVGLTVVSILLLTAMPSFTQFIQNTRVETATEDLLNAVQLTRTNAITRNQRITMRNLGQWELGWEVFIDLDNNGTRSDDELLLSKRGALDNIVVIPNSPVKNYISFISSGESRRTGSPLGAFQAGTLYICATDIESGQALILSRSGRLRIKEAEPDDCL is encoded by the coding sequence ATGACTAAACAAGGCTTTACATTGCTTGAGCTACTGGTTGGGCTCACAGTAGTTTCGATACTGCTATTGACTGCCATGCCAAGCTTCACTCAATTCATTCAAAATACCCGTGTAGAAACCGCTACCGAGGATCTACTTAACGCGGTGCAACTAACACGCACCAATGCGATTACCAGAAACCAGAGGATAACCATGCGAAACCTAGGGCAGTGGGAGTTAGGCTGGGAAGTCTTTATAGACCTGGATAATAATGGAACCCGTAGTGATGATGAGCTTTTGCTATCGAAGAGAGGTGCCCTGGATAATATTGTTGTAATACCTAATTCACCAGTAAAGAACTACATATCGTTTATAAGCAGCGGTGAGAGTCGACGAACAGGCTCCCCTCTAGGAGCCTTTCAGGCAGGAACTTTATATATTTGCGCCACTGACATTGAAAGTGGCCAAGCCCTTATCTTATCCCGCAGCGGGCGTTTACGGATAAAAGAAGCGGAGCCTGATGACTGTCTCTGA
- the lspA gene encoding signal peptidase II, protein MPKSNLLLGHPWRWYWLALALVALDVITKVWAVDMFMHGPALQIIPGFLQFTYAENYGAAFSFLADAGGWQRWFFGIVALGFSVVVIIWLWRLPTRKRWESCALALILGGALGNLWDRILLGYVRDFISVYYGTWHFPVFNVADMGISIGAAMLVIELLFFAEKDGDKAKNNAEV, encoded by the coding sequence ATGCCTAAATCCAATCTGCTACTCGGACATCCCTGGCGTTGGTACTGGCTGGCGCTGGCACTGGTGGCCTTGGATGTGATTACCAAAGTATGGGCTGTGGATATGTTTATGCATGGCCCGGCTCTACAGATTATTCCTGGCTTCCTGCAGTTTACCTATGCAGAAAACTACGGTGCAGCTTTCAGTTTTCTGGCCGATGCTGGGGGCTGGCAGCGCTGGTTCTTTGGTATCGTCGCCCTGGGTTTCAGCGTTGTCGTTATCATCTGGTTATGGCGCCTGCCCACTAGAAAACGCTGGGAATCCTGTGCCTTGGCCCTGATTCTGGGGGGCGCCCTCGGCAACCTGTGGGACCGTATTCTGTTGGGCTATGTTCGGGATTTTATTTCCGTGTACTACGGTACTTGGCACTTCCCGGTGTTCAATGTAGCGGATATGGGCATCAGTATCGGCGCGGCCATGCTGGTTATCGAGCTGCTCTTTTTTGCTGAAAAAGACGGCGATAAAGCAAAAAATAACGCGGAAGTTTAA
- the murJ gene encoding murein biosynthesis integral membrane protein MurJ yields the protein MLSRVAGLARDMALARFAGAGDAADAFFVAFKIPNFFRRLFAEGAFAQAFVPVLSEYRQKGGIAAARELNDRVAGALGGVLLLVTLFGVLFAPIVTGIFAFGWWWDGSEREKFDLASDMLQITFPYLMLISLAGFTGAILNSFDRFAIPALTPVMLNLVLIGAATVATSWFDPQILALAWGVFVAGVVQLLFQLPFLAREGLLPRPKWDWSHPGVRKILRLMAPAIFGVSVTQISLVLDTILASFLPSGSVSWLYFSDRLTELPLGVFGVAVATVILPNLSRQHSDGNPRHFRHTLDWALRSVTLISLPASVALIVLAEPLLTTLFQYGEMRPYDMQMAAWSLRAYAMGLLSFMLIKVLAPGYFARQDTYTPVRFGLIAISAKMILSLLFVIPLNYYFKLGHMGLALATACQAAINAWLLYKGLRRDDVYTPEAGWANYLLRLVVANLFMVGVLLGALHFWGDWGSWSWFTRAWRMGVVVAAGSLAYVLVLLVSGLRPRHFRPTS from the coding sequence ATGCTATCGCGGGTGGCTGGTTTGGCTCGTGATATGGCCCTGGCCCGTTTTGCCGGGGCAGGGGATGCCGCTGATGCCTTCTTTGTTGCCTTCAAAATCCCCAATTTCTTTCGCCGCCTGTTTGCCGAGGGTGCCTTTGCCCAGGCATTCGTGCCTGTGTTGTCTGAATACCGTCAAAAAGGCGGGATTGCAGCGGCGCGCGAGTTGAACGACAGGGTTGCTGGCGCTCTTGGTGGCGTGCTGCTACTAGTTACCCTGTTTGGCGTGCTATTCGCACCAATTGTGACGGGAATATTTGCTTTTGGTTGGTGGTGGGACGGCAGCGAACGTGAGAAGTTCGATCTTGCTTCGGATATGCTGCAAATCACCTTCCCCTACCTGATGTTGATCTCCCTGGCCGGCTTTACCGGAGCGATTCTGAACAGTTTCGATCGCTTTGCCATTCCTGCGCTAACCCCCGTGATGTTGAATCTGGTCCTGATTGGGGCAGCGACGGTGGCTACCTCCTGGTTTGACCCGCAAATTCTGGCGCTGGCCTGGGGGGTGTTTGTGGCTGGAGTAGTTCAGCTGTTGTTCCAGTTGCCTTTCCTGGCTCGTGAAGGCTTGTTGCCAAGGCCCAAGTGGGATTGGAGCCACCCGGGTGTACGTAAGATCCTGCGCCTGATGGCGCCGGCGATTTTTGGGGTTTCTGTCACTCAAATCAGTCTAGTGTTGGACACTATATTGGCATCTTTTTTGCCGAGTGGCAGTGTCTCCTGGTTATATTTTTCCGACCGCCTGACTGAATTGCCGCTGGGTGTATTTGGTGTGGCGGTGGCTACGGTGATACTGCCGAACTTGTCGCGTCAGCATAGTGATGGCAATCCCCGTCATTTTCGCCACACTCTCGACTGGGCCCTGCGCAGTGTTACCTTGATCTCCTTGCCAGCCTCCGTGGCCCTGATTGTACTGGCAGAGCCCCTGTTGACTACGCTGTTCCAGTATGGCGAGATGCGGCCGTATGATATGCAGATGGCGGCTTGGTCCCTGCGGGCTTACGCCATGGGACTGCTGTCCTTTATGTTAATCAAAGTACTGGCGCCCGGTTATTTCGCGCGCCAGGATACCTACACACCCGTACGCTTTGGGCTGATTGCCATTTCAGCCAAGATGATTTTGAGTCTCTTATTCGTGATCCCGCTGAATTACTACTTTAAGCTCGGTCATATGGGATTGGCATTAGCGACTGCCTGCCAGGCGGCGATCAATGCCTGGCTGCTCTACAAGGGACTCCGCAGGGATGATGTTTACACCCCTGAGGCAGGGTGGGCCAACTATCTGCTGCGCCTTGTTGTGGCGAACCTGTTTATGGTGGGGGTGTTGCTTGGCGCACTGCACTTCTGGGGTGATTGGGGCAGCTGGAGCTGGTTTACCAGGGCCTGGCGTATGGGAGTCGTGGTTGCAGCTGGGAGCCTGGCTTATGTTCTGGTCTTGCTGGTATCGGGCTTGCGTCCCCGCCACTTCCGCCCGACCAGTTGA
- the ileS gene encoding isoleucine--tRNA ligase, translated as MTDYKATLNLPETDFPMRGNLPQREPAILKKWQDNKLYEKIREARAGREQFILHDGPPYANGDIHIGHSVNKILKDIIIKSKTMSGFDAPYVPGWDCHGLPIEHRVEKKIGKAGSKVDFKTFRQKCREYAAKQVEGQKKDFIRLGVLGEWDNPYRTMDFQFEGDIIRALGRVVKNGHLARGFKPVYWSVVGGSALAEAEVEYQDKVSYSIDVCYPVSEEACLAIADAAGGHAGDGPLSVVIWTTTPWTLPSSQAVSVNGELEYVVVQTGKRRLLIAEALQDTVLARAGLEGEVVGRIRGTALEHLKVHHPFYDKLLPIVLGDHVTTDAGTGCVHTAPDHGPDDFQVGKRYGIETLNYIDNNGVYRDNVPLFAGEHVYKVDDKIVDLLKERGVLLHQDKLKHSYPHCWRTKTPLIYRATPQWFISMQQNDLLEQAQKAADDVQWIPGWGKARIDAMLDGSPDWCISRQRTWGVPIALFVNKETHELHPDTPVLMDKVAEKVDAAGMDVWFDLDPCELLGDEADQYEKVTDTLDVWFDSGVTHYAVLERRKALRFPADLYLEGSDQHRGWFQSSLKTSIAINDCAPYKQVLTHGFTVDAQGRKMSKSIGNTVAPLDVINKLGADVLRLWVSATDFSGEMAVSDEILKRTADSYRRLRNTARFFLSNLAGFDPEKDLLPEGELLALDRWALDKAARLQDEILAAYDNYQFHQIYQKLHNFCVVEMGGFYLDIIKDRQYTTKEDSAARRSAQTALYHIVQAFVRWIAPIMSFTAEELWQFIPGANTDSIFLEEWYPLPKLPAESGKGADYWAAIAEVKTAVNKVLEEQRGAGAIGGSLQAAVTLYASDDLREKLLELENELRFVLICSSTSVQPLSDAAGAEATEMEGLKVSVSKVDHPKCARCWHYRADVGENSDYPDICGRCVDNVAGKGEVRHYA; from the coding sequence ATGACTGATTATAAAGCGACCCTGAATCTGCCTGAGACCGATTTTCCCATGCGTGGCAACCTGCCACAGCGTGAGCCGGCAATTCTGAAAAAATGGCAGGACAACAAGCTCTACGAAAAAATTCGTGAGGCGCGCGCGGGGCGCGAGCAATTTATTCTGCATGACGGCCCTCCTTATGCGAATGGCGATATTCACATTGGTCACTCAGTCAACAAGATTCTCAAAGATATAATTATCAAGTCGAAAACCATGAGTGGTTTTGACGCTCCCTACGTGCCGGGCTGGGACTGCCACGGCTTGCCTATTGAGCATCGGGTAGAGAAAAAAATCGGTAAGGCCGGAAGCAAGGTGGACTTCAAGACTTTCCGTCAGAAGTGCCGTGAGTATGCCGCCAAGCAAGTGGAAGGGCAGAAGAAGGATTTTATTCGCCTGGGTGTGCTCGGCGAATGGGATAATCCCTACCGCACCATGGACTTCCAGTTTGAAGGCGATATTATCCGCGCGCTTGGGCGCGTGGTGAAGAACGGCCATTTAGCGCGCGGTTTCAAGCCTGTTTACTGGAGTGTGGTAGGCGGCTCAGCTCTGGCAGAGGCGGAAGTGGAGTATCAGGATAAGGTTTCCTACTCCATCGATGTTTGCTACCCGGTGAGCGAGGAGGCGTGTCTGGCTATCGCAGATGCCGCCGGTGGTCACGCGGGTGATGGCCCCCTGTCTGTGGTCATCTGGACTACAACCCCCTGGACCCTGCCATCAAGTCAGGCAGTTTCCGTCAATGGTGAGCTGGAATATGTGGTTGTGCAGACCGGCAAACGCCGTCTGCTGATTGCTGAAGCGCTGCAGGATACTGTATTGGCCCGCGCTGGCTTGGAAGGTGAGGTGGTCGGTCGGATCCGTGGCACAGCTTTGGAACACCTGAAAGTACATCATCCCTTCTACGACAAACTGCTGCCGATTGTTCTTGGAGATCATGTCACTACTGATGCCGGTACAGGCTGTGTACACACGGCCCCGGATCACGGCCCCGATGATTTCCAGGTGGGTAAGCGATACGGTATCGAGACCCTGAATTACATCGACAATAATGGCGTATATCGCGACAATGTACCGCTGTTTGCGGGTGAGCATGTATACAAGGTCGACGATAAAATTGTCGATCTGCTGAAAGAGCGCGGCGTACTGTTACATCAGGATAAACTGAAACACAGCTACCCCCATTGCTGGCGTACCAAAACCCCTTTGATCTACCGTGCAACACCTCAGTGGTTTATCAGCATGCAGCAGAACGATCTGCTTGAGCAGGCGCAGAAAGCTGCAGACGATGTGCAGTGGATTCCCGGTTGGGGCAAGGCTCGTATCGATGCCATGCTGGATGGTAGCCCGGATTGGTGTATCTCGCGACAGCGTACTTGGGGTGTGCCGATTGCGCTGTTTGTGAATAAAGAAACCCATGAACTCCACCCCGATACTCCGGTGCTGATGGATAAAGTGGCAGAGAAGGTTGATGCAGCGGGCATGGACGTCTGGTTTGATCTTGACCCCTGCGAGTTGCTGGGCGATGAGGCCGACCAGTACGAGAAAGTGACCGATACCCTCGATGTATGGTTTGATTCCGGCGTTACCCACTATGCTGTATTGGAGCGTCGCAAAGCGCTACGTTTCCCTGCCGACTTGTATCTTGAAGGTTCCGACCAGCATCGCGGCTGGTTCCAGTCCTCCCTGAAGACCTCCATAGCGATTAATGACTGCGCCCCTTATAAGCAGGTGCTGACCCACGGTTTTACCGTGGATGCCCAGGGCCGCAAGATGTCGAAGTCTATCGGCAATACTGTCGCTCCCCTGGATGTAATTAACAAGCTGGGTGCGGATGTGCTGCGCCTCTGGGTATCGGCTACCGACTTTAGTGGTGAAATGGCGGTCTCCGATGAGATTCTAAAGCGCACAGCAGATTCCTATCGCCGCCTGCGCAATACCGCACGCTTCTTCTTATCCAATCTGGCAGGCTTCGACCCGGAAAAGGATTTGTTACCCGAGGGTGAACTACTGGCGCTGGACCGTTGGGCTTTAGACAAGGCTGCACGCCTTCAGGATGAGATCCTGGCTGCCTACGATAACTACCAGTTCCATCAGATTTACCAGAAACTGCACAATTTCTGTGTGGTGGAAATGGGTGGCTTCTACCTTGATATCATCAAGGACCGCCAGTACACCACCAAGGAAGACAGTGCCGCACGCCGCTCAGCACAGACTGCTCTCTACCATATTGTGCAGGCCTTTGTACGCTGGATAGCCCCGATCATGAGCTTTACTGCAGAAGAGCTGTGGCAATTTATTCCGGGCGCAAATACCGACAGTATTTTTCTCGAAGAGTGGTATCCACTGCCCAAATTACCGGCCGAGTCAGGCAAGGGCGCTGATTACTGGGCTGCCATTGCCGAAGTAAAAACAGCAGTAAATAAAGTGCTGGAAGAGCAGCGTGGGGCTGGAGCTATTGGTGGTTCCCTACAAGCTGCGGTGACTCTTTATGCCAGTGATGACCTGCGCGAGAAACTGCTGGAGCTGGAAAATGAGCTGCGCTTTGTGCTGATCTGCTCCTCCACCTCTGTGCAGCCCCTCAGTGATGCCGCTGGTGCAGAGGCCACTGAGATGGAAGGCCTCAAGGTCAGTGTGAGTAAAGTAGATCACCCCAAGTGTGCACGCTGCTGGCATTACCGTGCCGATGTGGGTGAGAACAGCGATTACCCGGATATCTGTGGTCGCTGTGTGGACAATGTGGCTGGTAAAGGTGAGGTGAGGCACTATGCCTAA
- the pilV gene encoding type IV pilus modification protein PilV, producing the protein MKQFKKQEGVGLIEVMVTLLILSTSLLGLASLQSRALQYNHSAYMRSQANILAYDVLDRMRASRGRLDDYKLGVNDAPPVASGNQAQSDLIEWRQNLADRLPEGTGGISCDTSSVCTVIIQWAENDATGTGGNADISNFQYMTRI; encoded by the coding sequence ATGAAACAATTCAAAAAACAGGAAGGCGTTGGCTTAATTGAAGTGATGGTGACTCTATTGATCTTATCAACATCGTTATTGGGTTTGGCCTCATTACAGAGTAGGGCGCTTCAATATAACCATAGCGCCTATATGCGGTCCCAGGCAAATATCCTTGCTTACGATGTGTTAGATCGCATGAGAGCAAGCCGTGGCAGGTTGGATGATTATAAGTTGGGCGTTAACGATGCCCCACCAGTGGCTAGTGGTAATCAGGCACAATCTGACTTGATTGAGTGGCGACAGAATCTGGCTGACAGGCTGCCAGAAGGTACGGGCGGTATTTCATGCGATACAAGTAGTGTTTGTACTGTAATCATTCAGTGGGCAGAAAATGATGCGACTGGAACAGGTGGTAATGCGGATATTAGCAACTTTCAGTATATGACGAGAATTTAG
- the ribF gene encoding bifunctional riboflavin kinase/FAD synthetase, whose protein sequence is MAQERELIRGLHNLRPSHRGCVATIGSFDGVHLGHQAIISQLQQRALEHGLPSVAIIFEPQPHEFFSSDRAPARLMRFKEKVLALFEAGVDRVLCLQFNETLRSLSAEAFVQRVLLEGLGIRHLVVGDDFRFGCDRSGDYNLLQEVGEQHGFTVEDTATLEIRGARVSSTRIREALQCGDFDLAQALLGRPYRITGRVAPGRALGRQLGAPTANVRLHRYRSPLVGVYTVRTTATDGRDIARGCAELDGVANVGFRPTVEGEGARPLLEVNLFDFSGDLYGRELAVEFCHKLRNEEKFASLDILKARIAEDIEDAKDWFVQNPRQSR, encoded by the coding sequence TTGGCCCAGGAGCGCGAACTAATTCGCGGGTTGCACAACCTGCGCCCCAGTCACCGGGGATGCGTGGCAACGATCGGCTCGTTTGACGGAGTACACCTCGGTCACCAGGCGATAATTTCACAGTTGCAGCAGCGTGCGCTTGAGCATGGTTTGCCCTCGGTGGCAATTATCTTCGAACCCCAGCCCCATGAATTTTTCTCCTCCGATAGGGCCCCTGCGCGCCTGATGCGATTTAAGGAAAAGGTGCTGGCGCTATTCGAAGCCGGTGTCGACCGGGTCTTGTGCCTGCAGTTCAATGAAACCCTGCGCAGCCTGAGTGCCGAGGCATTTGTCCAGCGCGTACTACTTGAAGGGCTGGGTATTCGCCATTTGGTGGTGGGTGACGATTTTCGCTTTGGTTGCGATCGCAGTGGTGATTACAACCTGCTGCAGGAAGTGGGGGAGCAGCACGGATTTACCGTTGAGGATACAGCAACTCTGGAAATTCGCGGTGCCCGGGTGAGTAGCACCCGTATCCGCGAGGCTTTGCAGTGCGGGGATTTTGATCTGGCGCAGGCCCTTTTGGGTAGACCCTACCGGATTACCGGCAGGGTGGCACCCGGTCGGGCCCTGGGGCGTCAGCTCGGTGCGCCCACGGCCAATGTGCGCCTGCACCGCTATCGCTCTCCGCTGGTAGGCGTCTACACGGTGCGCACTACTGCCACCGATGGCAGAGACATCGCCCGCGGATGTGCGGAGCTGGATGGTGTTGCCAACGTTGGCTTCCGCCCAACAGTCGAAGGCGAGGGTGCCAGGCCGCTACTGGAGGTAAACCTGTTCGATTTTAGTGGCGATCTGTATGGGCGTGAGTTGGCTGTGGAGTTTTGCCACAAGTTGCGCAACGAAGAAAAGTTTGCCTCACTGGATATCCTCAAGGCCCGTATTGCCGAGGATATTGAAGATGCCAAGGATTGGTTCGTTCAGAACCCCCGGCAGTCCCGATAA
- a CDS encoding OmpA family protein: MKKALMVAALTSLIASGAQAKEHNESKLTPAKQATVFTSAAVAGAAVGGPVGFIAGALGGAWLGEQIKQADEADMLATQLTESRAELSNLAQQLDAARLSANDAGQLALDSLQFQMLFTTGEDELQEGQLQQLGAMADFLKRHPHLQIQLEGHADPRGSDGYNNVLSDQRALSVEQALLSLGVDASRISRRALGSTYSQATRGDVDAYAMERRVDIRFSLQESVAGSF, translated from the coding sequence ATGAAAAAAGCACTAATGGTTGCAGCCCTGACCTCCCTGATCGCCTCCGGTGCCCAGGCAAAGGAACACAACGAATCAAAATTGACCCCGGCCAAACAGGCCACGGTCTTCACTTCTGCCGCCGTAGCCGGGGCAGCAGTGGGCGGGCCGGTCGGATTTATCGCTGGAGCACTCGGCGGGGCTTGGCTCGGCGAGCAGATTAAGCAAGCAGACGAGGCAGATATGCTGGCAACACAATTGACAGAGAGCCGTGCAGAGCTCAGTAACCTGGCACAGCAACTGGATGCGGCTCGACTGTCCGCAAACGATGCCGGCCAACTGGCACTGGACTCCCTGCAATTCCAAATGCTGTTCACCACCGGAGAAGATGAGCTTCAGGAAGGCCAGCTACAACAGCTGGGCGCCATGGCCGACTTCCTCAAGCGCCATCCACACCTGCAGATTCAACTGGAAGGCCACGCCGACCCACGCGGCAGCGACGGCTATAACAATGTGCTGTCAGACCAGCGCGCCCTGAGTGTCGAGCAAGCCCTGCTATCCCTGGGAGTCGACGCCTCGCGTATTAGCCGCCGCGCCCTGGGCTCCACCTATTCGCAGGCGACTCGCGGCGATGTGGATGCTTACGCGATGGAGCGCCGGGTGGATATCCGGTTCTCCCTGCAGGAATCTGTGGCCGGCAGTTTCTGA
- the fkpB gene encoding FKBP-type peptidyl-prolyl cis-trans isomerase: MSNSVIGEHSRVTLHFSLKLDDGTEVDSTFKGDPASFSVGDGSLLPGFEKALFGLKEGDEAEIEIPPELGFGQRNPANMQKVRRDSFSPDIELESGLVVSFDNGSGELPGVIREIEEDEVTVDFNHPLAGQTLNFHVKIIAVDSIQ, from the coding sequence ATGAGTAATAGCGTTATCGGCGAACACAGCCGGGTAACCCTGCATTTCAGCCTGAAGCTGGATGACGGCACCGAAGTGGACTCCACTTTTAAAGGCGACCCTGCCTCCTTTAGTGTTGGCGATGGCAGTCTTCTGCCGGGCTTTGAAAAAGCCCTGTTTGGTCTCAAGGAAGGCGATGAGGCGGAAATTGAAATTCCACCGGAGTTGGGTTTTGGCCAGCGCAATCCTGCGAATATGCAGAAAGTGCGCCGCGATAGCTTTTCCCCGGATATTGAGCTGGAATCAGGCCTGGTGGTGTCTTTTGACAATGGCAGTGGTGAGCTGCCAGGTGTCATCCGCGAGATTGAGGAAGATGAAGTCACCGTTGACTTTAACCACCCTCTGGCGGGACAGACGCTCAACTTCCACGTAAAAATTATTGCGGTAGATTCTATTCAATAA
- a CDS encoding PilW family protein, protein MRKQSGISLVELMVSITVGLVLLAGVTQLFLSSNLTFSTQNAMSRVQETGRLAIEFLSEDIRMAGYVGCANPSRHSGSGDIENFLNDGHLIGYRYDVAVEGEDSSKDVDGFPDQVLADTDAILIRSAFGSGVGVAQMNDPTQVFVENTGVESGGCDKGKDKYSGFCEGDIVVISSCSYVRIFQATGFVGGSSSETIAIQHSDTASFEPGNKTAVWGDQTTDGQNSFGEDAQVIGFESTFYYIADGTSRRPSLFRKIDDEDPQELLEGVEDMQITYGLDNDGDDVIDAYQTANQIVSLSDWSNVTSVRLDLLVASIEDNVLQEAQPYTFNGEVVNNPGDRRLRQVFTSVVTIRSRVP, encoded by the coding sequence ATGCGTAAACAATCGGGGATATCCCTGGTAGAACTCATGGTATCAATTACCGTAGGTCTGGTGCTTCTAGCAGGCGTCACCCAATTATTTTTGTCCAGCAACTTAACCTTTAGCACGCAAAATGCGATGTCCCGGGTTCAGGAAACTGGGCGCTTGGCGATTGAGTTTTTAAGTGAAGACATTCGAATGGCTGGTTATGTTGGATGTGCAAACCCTTCACGCCATTCAGGTAGCGGGGATATAGAAAACTTCCTAAATGACGGCCACTTGATAGGGTATAGATATGATGTTGCTGTAGAAGGGGAGGATTCTTCAAAAGATGTTGATGGGTTCCCTGATCAGGTATTGGCGGACACCGATGCAATTTTAATTCGCAGTGCTTTTGGTAGTGGCGTTGGGGTTGCGCAGATGAATGACCCAACTCAGGTATTTGTCGAAAATACAGGGGTGGAAAGCGGTGGATGTGATAAAGGTAAAGATAAATATAGTGGATTTTGTGAAGGTGACATCGTTGTAATATCAAGTTGTAGCTATGTGAGAATTTTCCAGGCAACCGGTTTTGTTGGTGGAAGCTCCAGTGAAACTATTGCAATCCAGCACTCGGATACCGCCTCTTTTGAGCCCGGTAATAAAACAGCAGTTTGGGGTGATCAAACTACTGATGGGCAAAATTCTTTTGGTGAAGATGCTCAAGTCATCGGTTTTGAGTCGACCTTTTATTATATTGCCGATGGTACTTCTAGGCGACCAAGTTTATTTAGAAAAATAGATGATGAGGATCCGCAGGAATTACTTGAAGGTGTTGAGGATATGCAGATCACTTACGGTTTAGACAACGACGGTGATGATGTTATTGATGCCTATCAAACAGCAAATCAAATTGTCTCTCTTTCTGATTGGAGTAATGTTACCAGTGTTCGCCTAGATTTATTGGTGGCTAGTATTGAAGATAATGTTTTGCAAGAAGCTCAGCCTTACACTTTTAACGGTGAGGTGGTAAACAACCCTGGGGATCGTCGTCTTCGGCAGGTGTTTACCAGTGTTGTAACTATAAGAAGCCGTGTGCCCTGA
- a CDS encoding GspH/FimT family pseudopilin produces the protein MSFKQSRKSQRPIQGGFTLIELMVAITVLAIVVAVAVPSFTDMINNYRSVSLAEDFVSGLNFARSEAVKRGTNVSVCASSNGTDCAGANNWSDGWIAFTDGAATEKAGAPVVNTVLRSWSFEEGNAVINVNQNAATNFLRFTGMGILGRFTPTTINSKVSGCTGDSARSIGVARSGVISIAKASCE, from the coding sequence ATGTCTTTTAAGCAGTCCCGAAAGAGTCAGAGACCAATACAAGGCGGCTTTACATTAATTGAGCTGATGGTCGCAATTACGGTTCTAGCGATTGTGGTGGCAGTAGCGGTGCCAAGCTTTACAGATATGATTAATAATTACCGCTCGGTTTCATTGGCGGAAGATTTCGTTAGTGGGTTGAACTTCGCCCGAAGTGAAGCTGTTAAAAGGGGTACTAATGTATCAGTTTGTGCCAGCAGTAATGGAACTGATTGTGCAGGTGCGAATAATTGGTCCGATGGTTGGATAGCATTTACTGATGGTGCTGCAACGGAGAAAGCTGGTGCCCCAGTTGTGAATACTGTATTACGCAGTTGGAGCTTTGAGGAAGGGAATGCAGTTATCAACGTGAACCAAAATGCCGCAACTAACTTTTTACGTTTTACTGGAATGGGGATTTTAGGTCGATTTACCCCTACGACTATAAATTCAAAAGTGTCTGGTTGTACTGGTGACAGTGCTAGAAGCATTGGAGTTGCAAGGTCTGGAGTAATTTCGATAGCGAAGGCGAGTTGTGAATAA
- the ispH gene encoding 4-hydroxy-3-methylbut-2-enyl diphosphate reductase gives MQIRLANPRGFCAGVDRAIDIVNRALDVFGAPIYVRHEVVHNKFVVESLRERGAIFVDELSEVPDDVIVIFSAHGVSKAVQKEADNRGLRVFDATCPLVTKVHIEVSKFSSDGAECILIGHAGHPEVEGTMGQYDSTVGGAIYLVEDEEDVARLQVKDENNLTYVTQTTLSMDDTARVIDALRLRFPKIRGPRKDDICYATQNRQDAVKQLALESDLVLVVGSPNSSNSNRLRELAERCGATAKLIDGAADIDANWLAGKQSIGITAGASAPEVLVQEVITRLQQLGANLPEEMDGREENIRFSLPKELR, from the coding sequence ATGCAAATCCGACTGGCTAACCCCCGAGGCTTCTGTGCCGGTGTTGATCGCGCGATCGATATCGTCAATCGCGCCCTGGATGTCTTTGGTGCACCCATTTATGTACGCCATGAAGTGGTGCACAACAAGTTTGTGGTGGAAAGTCTGCGTGAGCGCGGTGCCATTTTTGTAGATGAACTATCGGAAGTGCCCGATGATGTAATTGTTATCTTCAGTGCCCACGGTGTTTCCAAGGCTGTACAGAAAGAGGCGGATAACCGCGGCCTGCGTGTATTCGATGCAACCTGCCCACTGGTTACCAAGGTTCACATTGAAGTCAGCAAGTTCAGTAGCGATGGTGCCGAGTGCATATTGATTGGTCATGCCGGACACCCGGAAGTAGAGGGCACCATGGGGCAGTACGACAGTACGGTCGGGGGGGCCATCTACCTAGTAGAAGATGAGGAAGATGTAGCAAGGTTACAGGTGAAGGATGAGAATAACCTCACTTATGTTACCCAGACTACGCTCTCGATGGACGACACAGCACGCGTGATTGACGCCTTGCGCCTGCGCTTTCCCAAGATTCGCGGCCCGCGCAAAGACGACATCTGTTACGCGACCCAAAATCGCCAGGACGCCGTCAAGCAACTGGCACTGGAAAGCGATCTGGTGCTGGTGGTCGGCAGTCCCAACAGTTCCAACTCTAACCGTCTGCGTGAACTGGCCGAACGTTGTGGTGCCACTGCCAAGTTGATTGATGGAGCAGCGGATATCGATGCTAATTGGCTTGCCGGCAAGCAATCCATCGGCATCACCGCCGGCGCCTCCGCTCCGGAAGTGTTGGTACAAGAAGTGATCACCAGACTGCAACAGCTTGGTGCCAATCTGCCCGAAGAAATGGATGGGCGCGAGGAGAATATTCGCTTTTCCTTGCCGAAGGAGTTACGGTAA